TGGAAACTTTTTTGTGTTGGGGATCAGGGCTGGCCCAATGGGAAGGCCCAAGAGGCCACCGCCTTGGGCCTCCACATTTTGGGCCAAAATATGGGGCACCCCTTCCCAGATAAGTATATAAATTTTCTGTGTGCAACTATAATACAAACTCCATTTGGTGGTTCAGTGGTAAAATGTTTGCTCTTCTATATAAAATGCCAAGGTTCAAATCCTAGTAGGGTACTTTTTTGAAGtgtctttttgccaaaaaaaatttctcctcacACAAATTGAGACTGTTGTGATTCAAACATGAGTCCACCGAATATTATTGCAACCGCACAAGCCATTAAGGCCGAAATATTTACCATGTTGAATAGTATGAATAAAAATGATATATAGATAATATttctgtttattgtttttaaattagGAAATTTATGTAGGACGCTATTCCACCCCTTGGCCTAGGGCATCTAAATACCTTGGGCCGGCCTTGTTGGGGATAAACCGGTTACTTTGGAAAGTTACACATTCTGGTTCGAGATTTGGTTGCATTGAAGGCATGAccccttaataagttgaaacTGACAAAAGCAACTAACTTTGTGGACTGATACAAACAGGACACCATGTTGTTTTCTAATGGTTAGGAGTTAGGACACTAACTTGTTGGGAAGATGTTTACTACATATGTATGTGAATTATAGGTAAATATGAGGAGTATGTATGTTTACTACTACTATCGAATTGGTGATAAAAACCAGAAATTTCATTGACAGGATGAAGGTATGAAAACAACAAAGTCACTACATAAGTATTCAAGATCTAAGCATCCACAACAACTTTGACCCTGCCCAAACTTGAAAATTGCATTATTACCTCGTATCATGTCCTTGCATGTCCCCACTATATCCAACTACGAATGGTATGCTAATTAAAACGAAGACATTTTTGGGCATGCTTGACGTGTACAGAGCATTTCCATGTCCCTGGCATGTTGCACTTGGATTCATAAGGCTGGTAGATGTGGTAGGTGTGTCCGTGTTATCCATGTTCATGCTACTTAGACTCTCACCATTATGACTTGTGAGAGTAATTGAAGGGGAAGTTATTGCTGGCTACCTGGTGGATGACATGGCAGAAAGGTCAAAGGTTGACTACTGCTGCTCTCTGGCTGGAGCTTAGGTTGCTGGAGGGTGGTGGGCAGCTGGAGCTGAAATAGTGGTGGCTGATGGCTTGAGAGAGTGGTATGTCTTCAACTAAAGGTGGGGTCAAGTGTACCATCATTACAGAAGTAAAGGGAGGAGTGATGAGATAAACTTCACTTGGGATTCCTTATTTATGGAAACTCTTCCCCTGGGCTGTAAACTAACTGTCCAAAAATGGTTATTCAGCTTGCCCAAAATCCCCCAGGATGCCTGAGGGCCTGAAATCAAGTAACCTGAACTAATTTTGAAATGTCATAAACCATACTTTGCGTGTCTATAGTTTCTGCAAGGTGGCATGCTATAGCTTTTCTAGGATGTGCTTCTTATACTTCTGCTGCAGTTAGGGTTGTTTTGTGACTTTCATCTTTCCGTATACGCAAAATTTTTTGTTGCAGCAAACTTAAGTTGTTCTGTGGTCTTTTGCCACGGTCTTGGACAAGGTTCCATGATGTTTGTAGTAATCTGAGCAAGATTACAAATACTTGGTAGAGGTTTGATTATTATGAGGTACAAATCCCTGAATCAGTCATTTAGGTTTAGCAGCTGTAGTTTCTACTTGATTTAAATTGCTGCAAGACTTGCGGTGGTGCTTCTACTGCGTAAACCTTCATATAGATTCAATTCTTCTCACTAGGTATCTGTTAGATCTTCAAACTGTAATATTTTGTTTGTGCATTACACTCTATTTATTCCTTGTCGCTCCCTAATTTTGTCGACCTTAAGTATGGTTTGATTTTAATAGGTGATGGCATCTGGGGAAGATTTTGACTTGTCCACTTTGAAGTTTCAGCTAAGCCAAACACAAACAATGTGGAAGGAGGACATGGAAAGAAGCCAATCCCAAATTGATGATTTGCAAGGAAAACTTGAGGAAGTAAAGGCTTGTATGCATGGGTCCGAGGAAGATGCAAGAAAAGAGTTGGAAGTTCTTTGGCGGAGAGTCAAAACTACAGCAACATTGTTGACTTACTTGAAATCAAAGGCGAGACTCATGGCTGTTCCTCATTTAGCCCATACTTCATGTGGCATTAAACAGTTGGATGGGGTTGGGCTTGTTGACAAAAATGGAGTACCCTTTTCTAGTTGGTCTAAGAACATAGATATTTCTTCCTTTGACAATCCAGACGAGGAATCATGGATTGGCATTAGCCTTCAACGTGGATCCCTTGATGAACAAGATGGAGCCTATATTGGTGAAGTGCTGAAGAATGTGCAAATGGTGACTGATGTAATGGAAACCCTAGTGAAGAGGGTTCTTATGGCAGAATCTGAAACTGCTATTGAGAAAAAGAAGGTAACTTTAGGTCAGGAAGAGATAAATAAGAAGGTAGTCCAAATTGAGAGCATGTCTATGAAGTTGGAGGAGATGGAAAGGTTTACGCTCGGCACAAATGGTATTTTGAATGAGATGCGACAGAGGGTTGAAGATTTGGTTCAAGAAACATCGAGACAGAGGCAACGAGCAGCTGAAAACGAACAAGAGCTTTGTCGCGTGAAGCAAGATTTCGAGTCCCTGAAAACTTATGTTAGTAGCCTTATCAATGTGAGAGAGACGCTTTTATCATCAGAGAAGCAGTTCCAAACAATTGAGAGGCTTTTTGAGCGGTTAGTATGCTTACTATGCCCTTTTTGAGGATAGTGTGCTACGTCGGATCTTTATCATTCCATGCTATATTGTTTTGTTGGTTTATGATGAGGCCTTCTGAGAATCTGAATATGCTAACAACGTGCCCTGTTCTTCCTGGTTTTCTTCACTCTATTGTCTGCTCACTGCTACCGTCTGTATATTTGTCACTTGAGTCTACATAACATTAGTTCCATATCCGTATATCTTGCCTAGTACTAAGTTATGTGCATGTTATGACATTGTGCAATAGTACTAAGACTAGTGGTTGTTTTGTTAATTTACATGGTCTTTCTCTTGGCTCTCTTGGTCTGCAGCTGACCGTTTGGACCTCATTTTACTTGGCtttatttttggtaatataGAGCAGGATAGTTCTTTGGAGGATATGCACGTTGTGCCTGAAATTGCCTGAGTGGATATTGGTTATAGTCCTTTTGGCCTGAGAAGGATCCTTTGAACCCAAGAATCTGGCTACTTATACTGGGTGAAAACACTTCCCAGTAGATGTTC
This DNA window, taken from Rhododendron vialii isolate Sample 1 chromosome 8a, ASM3025357v1, encodes the following:
- the LOC131298381 gene encoding putative WEB family protein At1g65010, chloroplastic isoform X2, which codes for MWKEDMERSQSQIDDLQGKLEEVKACMHGSEEDARKELEVLWRRVKTTATLLTYLKSKARLMAVPHLAHTSCGIKQLDGVGLVDKNGVPFSSWSKNIDISSFDNPDEESWIGISLQRGSLDEQDGAYIGEVLKNVQMVTDVMETLVKRVLMAESETAIEKKKVTLGQEEINKKVVQIESMSMKLEEMERFTLGTNGILNEMRQRVEDLVQETSRQRQRAAENEQELCRVKQDFESLKTYVSSLINVRETLLSSEKQFQTIERLFERLVAKTTQLESEKMQKETEVHKLMEENMRLTTLLDKKEAQLLAMNEQCKVMALSASNI
- the LOC131298381 gene encoding putative WEB family protein At1g65010, chloroplastic isoform X1; translated protein: MASGEDFDLSTLKFQLSQTQTMWKEDMERSQSQIDDLQGKLEEVKACMHGSEEDARKELEVLWRRVKTTATLLTYLKSKARLMAVPHLAHTSCGIKQLDGVGLVDKNGVPFSSWSKNIDISSFDNPDEESWIGISLQRGSLDEQDGAYIGEVLKNVQMVTDVMETLVKRVLMAESETAIEKKKVTLGQEEINKKVVQIESMSMKLEEMERFTLGTNGILNEMRQRVEDLVQETSRQRQRAAENEQELCRVKQDFESLKTYVSSLINVRETLLSSEKQFQTIERLFERLVAKTTQLESEKMQKETEVHKLMEENMRLTTLLDKKEAQLLAMNEQCKVMALSASNI